From Sphingobium sp. B2D3C:
CTGGGAGCTACTGGACGCGCCTGCCCATTCCGGCATCCGGACGCTCATTCGTGATCTCAATGGTTTGTACCGGTCTCTTGCCGCCCTGTATCAGCGCGATTGCGAAGGCGAGGGCTTTGAATGGCTGATCGTGGACGATCGCGAGAATTCGGTGTTCGCCTGGGTCCGCAAGGCACCCGGCGCGGCGCCTGTCGCGGTGATCGCGAACATGACGCCGGTGGTGCATTATGATTATCGCGTGCCGCTGCCGCATGATGGCATCTGGCAGGAGGTGATGAACACCGATGCCGCGATCTATGGGGGCAGCGGTGTCGGGAATTTGGGTGCGGTGAAGGCCGAGAAAGGCGTGGCGAGGATGACCTTGCCGCCGCTCGCCACAATCATGCTGCACGGAGAGGATTGAGGCGTCCGCCGTCATAATGGCGCGCCAGAGGAAGGAGTGGGAACAGGTGACACAAAGAGAAGGCCGCAAACAACCTCTGGCACGCGACGCGATGGCTTATGTCTTGGCCGGCGGGCGCGGCAGCCGCCTGATGGAACTGACCGACAATCGCGCGAAGCCTGCGGTGTATTTCGGCGGCATGTCCCGCATCATCGATTTTGCGCTCTCCAATGCGATCAACAGCGGCATCCGGCGCATCGGCGTGGCGACGCAGTACAAGGCCCACTCGCTCATCCGCCACATGCAGCGCGCCTGGAACTTCCTGCGCCCCGAGCGCAACGAGAGCTTCGACATTCTGCCCGCCTCGCAGCGCATCGACGAGTTTCACTGGTATGAGGGTACAGCGGACGCGGTGTTCCAGAACATCGACATCATCGCCAGCCACGCGCCAAAATATATCGTCATCCTGGCGGGCGATCACATCTACAAGATGGATTATGAGCTCATGCTCCAGCAGCATGTGCAGGAAAATGCCGATGTGACCGTGGGCTGCCTGGAAGTCCCGCGCATGCAGGCGACGGCCTTTGGCGTCATGCATGTCGATGATAAGGGCCAGATCACCAGCTTCCTCGAGAAGCCCGCCGACCCGCCAGCCATGCCCGGCAAGCCCGATGTCGCGCTCGCCTCGATGGGCATCTATGTCTTCACGACCGAATTTCTCTTCGAGCAGCTGCGGCGGGATGCCGATGATCCGGAAAGCAAGCGCGATTTCGGCGGGGACATCATCCCCTATATCGTCAAGCACGGCAAAGCTGTCGCTCATCTGTTTTCATCGAGCGCGATACGCGCCGCCGAGCAAATCGAAGAATATTGGCGCGATGTCGGCACGCTCGATGCGTATTGGGAAGCCAATATCGACCTGACCGACGTGGTCCCCAAGCTCAACATGTACGATCGGGACTGGCCGATCTGGACCGACCAGATCATCGCTGCGCCCGCCAAGTTCGTGCATGATGAGGAAGGCCGCCGGGGCATGGCGGTTAGTTCGCTCATCTCGCAGGATTGCATCGTCTCGGGCGCCGAGGCGCATCGCAGCCTGCTGTTCACCGGGGTGAAGATGGGCAGCTTCGCCAGCGTGAAGGAGGCGGTGATCCTGCCTTATTGCAACATCGGTCGCGGTGCGCGGCTCAAGCGGTGCATCATCGATAGCGGCGTCCGCATTCCGGAAGGTCTGGTCGTCGGCGAAGATCCGGGCCTGGACGGGCAGCGGTTTCGCCGCACGGAAAGCGGCATCTGTCTGATCACCAAGGCGATGATCGACCGGCTGGACTAGCGTCTAGGGCCGCGCGCAGCACTTGCGCGTGTCGAACCGGATTTTTCATCCTTTGCCTTAAGGCACGTCGCCGTCCATCGGGTTGTTACGAACATGACAGAGCTTTCCGTCCTCTCCGCCGCGTCCGAATGCTGGCCTCTCATCAAGACCGGCGGCCTTGCCGATGTGGCCGGGGCCTTGCCGGCGGCGGTGGCGCGGCATGGCGTGGCGATGACGCGCTTTCTGCCGGGCTACCCCTCCGTCTTGAAGGCCCTGCCGCGCAAGCGCACCGTCTTCCGCTATGACTCGCTGCTCGGCACGCCGGCGCGCATTCTCGCTGCCAAGCATGAGGGGCGCCCGCTGCTGGTCCTGGATGCACCAGGCTTTTTCGAGCGCGATGGCGGACCTTATGCCGATGCCATGGGGCGGGACTGGCTGGACAATGGCCTGCGTTTCGCCGCCTTCGCTAAGGCGGCAGCCGATCTCGCCGCCGGGCGCGCGGGGCTCAAGCCGTTCGATGTGCTCCACGCGCATGATTGGCAGGCCGGGCTGGCGCCGGCCTATCTGGTCTATTCCGGGGATCAGACGACAAGGCCCGCCAGCGTGATGACCATCCACAACATGGCATTCCAGGGCTGGTTCGACGCGGCTTTCTTTGCCCGGCTGGACCTGCCGCCGGTCGCATGGTCGATCGAGGGCGTGGAATATCATGGAGGCGTGGGGATGCTGAAGGCGGGGCTGGTCCTCGCGGATGCGATCACCACCGTGAGTCCCGGCTATGCCGAGGAAATCCGCCGGCCGGAATTCGGCATGGGGTTGGAGGGGCTGGTCGT
This genomic window contains:
- the glgC gene encoding glucose-1-phosphate adenylyltransferase, with translation MTQREGRKQPLARDAMAYVLAGGRGSRLMELTDNRAKPAVYFGGMSRIIDFALSNAINSGIRRIGVATQYKAHSLIRHMQRAWNFLRPERNESFDILPASQRIDEFHWYEGTADAVFQNIDIIASHAPKYIVILAGDHIYKMDYELMLQQHVQENADVTVGCLEVPRMQATAFGVMHVDDKGQITSFLEKPADPPAMPGKPDVALASMGIYVFTTEFLFEQLRRDADDPESKRDFGGDIIPYIVKHGKAVAHLFSSSAIRAAEQIEEYWRDVGTLDAYWEANIDLTDVVPKLNMYDRDWPIWTDQIIAAPAKFVHDEEGRRGMAVSSLISQDCIVSGAEAHRSLLFTGVKMGSFASVKEAVILPYCNIGRGARLKRCIIDSGVRIPEGLVVGEDPGLDGQRFRRTESGICLITKAMIDRLD